Proteins encoded in a region of the Zea mays cultivar B73 chromosome 2, Zm-B73-REFERENCE-NAM-5.0, whole genome shotgun sequence genome:
- the LOC103649231 gene encoding protein GRIP isoform X3: MDPEDTTPPAPSQGDAETTPPPVLEVAAGEDSLASGGEAAERAHEEEELAREVMELGLQNEYLRSQIAGVRPAGDADEVPGLVRGWKEQVERMSREVQEQRLTREATEKALEHVNVAYAEADGKVQELTAKLAQAEQKMEKELKERDDKYLELETKLQRLLKRAKQRIQDIQKEKVDLEARFNEVNQKAEQAASLQLAAQQELERARQQASEGLRSMDAERQQLRTVNSKLRANLDETRLALEVRNSSLEKLQQSVLEKEQLLDKVQGSLQSAENKGMAIISELTAKHQKQIESLQAQLAEVSAERTKASETIQSLQVVLTEKDSEIAEIEAASTGEAARLRAALEEMKGELVHLKDEHEKERQSWESTCESLRSKLEASENACLRSEKESAEVKSQLELELSTRSQLLQTKDSDLMAAKHEISRLESEFSAYKVRAHALLQKKDAELTAAKSSDFIKEHEEAIREAEKEVAAALAERDKAIDDLQKAESRHGDEIEARDMALADAEKKLKDVMKKLDSVTSNFISEKGSWEKNLMNVEESWRLKCESLKVQSNDHVDDELKKNLGELTLKYEKLKEEHQSFRDIADRMIEDKEREITKLLKENRDLHQSLDARPTVSNNDHQSQGPVKDTMSVELAEQQILLLARQQAQREEELAQSQRHILALQQEIEELERENRLHDQQEAMLKTELRNMERSQKREGIDMTYLKNVILKLLETGEVGALLPVVGTLLQFSPDEWR, from the exons ATGGATCCCGAGGACACCACCCCACCGGCGCCGAGCCAAGGTGATGCGGAGACAACTCCGCCGCCGGTGTTGGAAGTGGCGGCGGGGGAGGACAGCCTAGCTAGCGGGGGCGAGGCGGCCGAGCGGGCCCACGAGGAGGAGGAGCTCGCGCGGGAGGTCATGGAGCTCGGCCTCCAGAACGAGTACCTTAGGTCCCAGATTGCTGGCGTCCGCCCGGCGGGTGACGCGGACGAGGTCCCCGGGCTTGTGAGGGGCTGGAAGGAGCAGGTGGAGAGGATGAGCAGGGAGGTGCAGGAACAGCGGCTGACGCGGGAGGCCACGGAGAAGGCCCTGGAGCACGTCAACGTGGCCTATGCTGAGGCTGACGGCAAGGTGCAGGAGCTTACGGCCAAGCTGGCACAAG CTGAACAAAAAATGGAAAAGGAACTAAAAGAACGCGATGACAAATATCTTGAGCTGGAAACCAAGCTTCAGAGGCTTCTCAAGCGTGCAAAACAACGTATACAAGATATACAAAAG GAAAAAGTTGATCTGGAAGCTCGGTTTAATGAAGTTAATCAGAAGGCTGAGCAGGCTGCTTCTCTGCAATTAGCAGCACAGCAGGAACTGGAACGTGCTCGTCAGCAGGCTAGTGAGGGCTTAAGATCAATGGATGCTGAAAGACAGCAGTTGCGGACAGTGAACAGCAA GTTGAGGGCTAACCTCGATGAGACACGGCTTGCCTTGGAGGTCAGAAACAGTTCTCTTGAGAAACTGCAACAATCAGTGCTTGAGAAAGAGCAG TTGCTAGATAAAGTCCAAGGATCCCTTCAATCTGCTGAAAATAAGGGGATGGCAATAATTTCAGAGCTCACTGCTAAGCATCAGAAG CAAATAGAAAGCTTGCAGGCGCAGCTAGCTGAAGTTTCTGCAGAAAGGACGAAGGCATCTGAAACCATACAATCTCTACAG GTGGTATTAACGGAGAAAGACTCAGAAATAGCTGAAATTGAAGCAGCATCAACAGGTGAAGCTGCCCGGCTTAGAGCTGCTCTGGAGGAGATGAAAGGGGAGCTTGTTCATCTAAAGGATGAACAT GAAAAAGAAAGGCAAAGCTGGGAGTCTACTTGTGAATCTCTTAGGTCAAAGCTGGAAGCATCAGAAAATGCATGCCTTAGATCTGAAAAAGAATCCGCCGAAGTTAAAA GTCAACTGGAATTAGAGTTGTCAACACGAAGTCAATTGTTACAAACCAAAGATTCTGATCTAATGGCTGCAAAACATGAG ATTAGTCGACTGGAAAGTGAATTTTCTGCATACAAGGTCCGGGCACATGCACTTCTGCAAAAAAAGGATGCTGAGCTTACCGCAGCTAAAAGTTCAGATTTCATTAAAGAACATGAAGAGGCCATAAGG GAAGCTGAAAAGGAGGTGGCAGCTGCTTTAGCAGAAAGAGATAAAGCAATAGATGATCTCCAAAAGGCAGAATCCAGACATGGTGATGAGATTGAGGCAAG AGATATGGCTCTTGCTGATGCTGAGAAAAAGCTAAAGGATGTAATGAAGAAGTTAGATTCTGTTACTTCTAATTTCATCTCAGAAAAAGGGTCCTGGGAGAAAAATTTGATGAATGTAGAGGAAAGCTGGAGAT TGAAATGTGAGTCTTTGAAGGTTCAGAGCAATGACCATGTCGATGATGAACTAAAAAAGAATTTAGGAGAGCTGACACTAAAATATGAGAAACTGAAG GAAGAGCATCAATCATTCCGTGATATTGCTGATAGAATGATTGAAGACAAGGAACGAGAGATAACTAAACTCCTCAAGGAAAACAGGGACCTTCACCAGTCTTTAGATGCTAGACCAACA GTTAGCAACAATGATCATCAAAGTCAAG GACCTGTTAAGGATACAATGAGTGTTGAATTGGCTGAGCAACAAATTTTG CTTCTCGCAAGGCAACAAGCACAACGAGAAGAGGAATTGGCTCAGTCACAGAGGCATATCTTAGCACTTCAA CAAGAAATTGAAGAGCTCGAGCGTGAAAATCGTCTCCATGATCAACAG GAAGCAATGTTGAAAACCGAGCTTCGCAATATGGAGAGATCACAAAAGCGAGAAGGAATAGATATGACATATCTCAAAAATGTGATTCTAAAACTTCTTGAAACAG
- the LOC103649231 gene encoding protein GRIP isoform X1, with the protein MDPEDTTPPAPSQGDAETTPPPVLEVAAGEDSLASGGEAAERAHEEEELAREVMELGLQNEYLRSQIAGVRPAGDADEVPGLVRGWKEQVERMSREVQEQRLTREATEKALEHVNVAYAEADGKVQELTAKLAQAEQKMEKELKERDDKYLELETKLQRLLKRAKQRIQDIQKEKVDLEARFNEVNQKAEQAASLQLAAQQELERARQQASEGLRSMDAERQQLRTVNSKLRANLDETRLALEVRNSSLEKLQQSVLEKEQLLDKVQGSLQSAENKGMAIISELTAKHQKQIESLQAQLAEVSAERTKASETIQSLQVVLTEKDSEIAEIEAASTGEAARLRAALEEMKGELVHLKDEHEKERQSWESTCESLRSKLEASENACLRSEKESAEVKSQLELELSTRSQLLQTKDSDLMAAKHEISRLESEFSAYKVRAHALLQKKDAELTAAKSSDFIKEHEEAIREAEKEVAAALAERDKAIDDLQKAESRHGDEIEARDMALADAEKKLKDVMKKLDSVTSNFISEKGSWEKNLMNVEESWRLKCESLKVQSNDHVDDELKKNLGELTLKYEKLKEEHQSFRDIADRMIEDKEREITKLLKENRDLHQSLDARPTVSNNDHQSQGPVKDTMSVELAEQQILLLARQQAQREEELAQSQRHILALQQEIEELERENRLHDQQEAMLKTELRNMERSQKREGIDMTYLKNVILKLLETGEVGALLPVVGTLLQFSPDELKKCQQGVLSSVVSSQATAVSDGTTTQNSFFARFSF; encoded by the exons ATGGATCCCGAGGACACCACCCCACCGGCGCCGAGCCAAGGTGATGCGGAGACAACTCCGCCGCCGGTGTTGGAAGTGGCGGCGGGGGAGGACAGCCTAGCTAGCGGGGGCGAGGCGGCCGAGCGGGCCCACGAGGAGGAGGAGCTCGCGCGGGAGGTCATGGAGCTCGGCCTCCAGAACGAGTACCTTAGGTCCCAGATTGCTGGCGTCCGCCCGGCGGGTGACGCGGACGAGGTCCCCGGGCTTGTGAGGGGCTGGAAGGAGCAGGTGGAGAGGATGAGCAGGGAGGTGCAGGAACAGCGGCTGACGCGGGAGGCCACGGAGAAGGCCCTGGAGCACGTCAACGTGGCCTATGCTGAGGCTGACGGCAAGGTGCAGGAGCTTACGGCCAAGCTGGCACAAG CTGAACAAAAAATGGAAAAGGAACTAAAAGAACGCGATGACAAATATCTTGAGCTGGAAACCAAGCTTCAGAGGCTTCTCAAGCGTGCAAAACAACGTATACAAGATATACAAAAG GAAAAAGTTGATCTGGAAGCTCGGTTTAATGAAGTTAATCAGAAGGCTGAGCAGGCTGCTTCTCTGCAATTAGCAGCACAGCAGGAACTGGAACGTGCTCGTCAGCAGGCTAGTGAGGGCTTAAGATCAATGGATGCTGAAAGACAGCAGTTGCGGACAGTGAACAGCAA GTTGAGGGCTAACCTCGATGAGACACGGCTTGCCTTGGAGGTCAGAAACAGTTCTCTTGAGAAACTGCAACAATCAGTGCTTGAGAAAGAGCAG TTGCTAGATAAAGTCCAAGGATCCCTTCAATCTGCTGAAAATAAGGGGATGGCAATAATTTCAGAGCTCACTGCTAAGCATCAGAAG CAAATAGAAAGCTTGCAGGCGCAGCTAGCTGAAGTTTCTGCAGAAAGGACGAAGGCATCTGAAACCATACAATCTCTACAG GTGGTATTAACGGAGAAAGACTCAGAAATAGCTGAAATTGAAGCAGCATCAACAGGTGAAGCTGCCCGGCTTAGAGCTGCTCTGGAGGAGATGAAAGGGGAGCTTGTTCATCTAAAGGATGAACAT GAAAAAGAAAGGCAAAGCTGGGAGTCTACTTGTGAATCTCTTAGGTCAAAGCTGGAAGCATCAGAAAATGCATGCCTTAGATCTGAAAAAGAATCCGCCGAAGTTAAAA GTCAACTGGAATTAGAGTTGTCAACACGAAGTCAATTGTTACAAACCAAAGATTCTGATCTAATGGCTGCAAAACATGAG ATTAGTCGACTGGAAAGTGAATTTTCTGCATACAAGGTCCGGGCACATGCACTTCTGCAAAAAAAGGATGCTGAGCTTACCGCAGCTAAAAGTTCAGATTTCATTAAAGAACATGAAGAGGCCATAAGG GAAGCTGAAAAGGAGGTGGCAGCTGCTTTAGCAGAAAGAGATAAAGCAATAGATGATCTCCAAAAGGCAGAATCCAGACATGGTGATGAGATTGAGGCAAG AGATATGGCTCTTGCTGATGCTGAGAAAAAGCTAAAGGATGTAATGAAGAAGTTAGATTCTGTTACTTCTAATTTCATCTCAGAAAAAGGGTCCTGGGAGAAAAATTTGATGAATGTAGAGGAAAGCTGGAGAT TGAAATGTGAGTCTTTGAAGGTTCAGAGCAATGACCATGTCGATGATGAACTAAAAAAGAATTTAGGAGAGCTGACACTAAAATATGAGAAACTGAAG GAAGAGCATCAATCATTCCGTGATATTGCTGATAGAATGATTGAAGACAAGGAACGAGAGATAACTAAACTCCTCAAGGAAAACAGGGACCTTCACCAGTCTTTAGATGCTAGACCAACA GTTAGCAACAATGATCATCAAAGTCAAG GACCTGTTAAGGATACAATGAGTGTTGAATTGGCTGAGCAACAAATTTTG CTTCTCGCAAGGCAACAAGCACAACGAGAAGAGGAATTGGCTCAGTCACAGAGGCATATCTTAGCACTTCAA CAAGAAATTGAAGAGCTCGAGCGTGAAAATCGTCTCCATGATCAACAG GAAGCAATGTTGAAAACCGAGCTTCGCAATATGGAGAGATCACAAAAGCGAGAAGGAATAGATATGACATATCTCAAAAATGTGATTCTAAAACTTCTTGAAACAG
- the LOC103649231 gene encoding protein GRIP isoform X2, with protein MDPEDTTPPAPSQGDAETTPPPVLEVAAGEDSLASGGEAAERAHEEEELAREVMELGLQNEYLRSQIAGVRPAGDADEVPGLVRGWKEQVERMSREVQEQRLTREATEKALEHVNVAYAEADGKVQELTAKLAQAEQKMEKELKERDDKYLELETKLQRLLKRAKQRIQDIQKEKVDLEARFNEVNQKAEQAASLQLAAQQELERARQQASEGLRSMDAERQQLRTVNSKLRANLDETRLALEVRNSSLEKLQQSVLEKEQLLDKVQGSLQSAENKGMAIISELTAKHQKQIESLQAQLAEVSAERTKASETIQSLQVVLTEKDSEIAEIEAASTGEAARLRAALEEMKGELVHLKDEHEKERQSWESTCESLRSKLEASENACLRSEKESAEVKSQLELELSTRSQLLQTKDSDLMAAKHEISRLESEFSAYKVRAHALLQKKDAELTAAKSSDFIKEHEEAIREAEKEVAAALAERDKAIDDLQKAESRHGDEIEARDMALADAEKKLKDVMKKLDSVTSNFISEKGSWEKNLMNVEESWRLKCESLKVQSNDHVDDELKKNLGELTLKYEKLKEEHQSFRDIADRMIEDKEREITKLLKENRDLHQSLDARPTVSNNDHQSQGPVKDTMSVELAEQQILLLARQQAQREEELAQSQRHILALQQEIEELERENRLHDQQEAMLKTELRNMERSQKREGIDMTYLKNVILKLLETAQEVPARCPFECGLFTSYCSVRWHNHTEFVLCKILVLRHCPRRSAV; from the exons ATGGATCCCGAGGACACCACCCCACCGGCGCCGAGCCAAGGTGATGCGGAGACAACTCCGCCGCCGGTGTTGGAAGTGGCGGCGGGGGAGGACAGCCTAGCTAGCGGGGGCGAGGCGGCCGAGCGGGCCCACGAGGAGGAGGAGCTCGCGCGGGAGGTCATGGAGCTCGGCCTCCAGAACGAGTACCTTAGGTCCCAGATTGCTGGCGTCCGCCCGGCGGGTGACGCGGACGAGGTCCCCGGGCTTGTGAGGGGCTGGAAGGAGCAGGTGGAGAGGATGAGCAGGGAGGTGCAGGAACAGCGGCTGACGCGGGAGGCCACGGAGAAGGCCCTGGAGCACGTCAACGTGGCCTATGCTGAGGCTGACGGCAAGGTGCAGGAGCTTACGGCCAAGCTGGCACAAG CTGAACAAAAAATGGAAAAGGAACTAAAAGAACGCGATGACAAATATCTTGAGCTGGAAACCAAGCTTCAGAGGCTTCTCAAGCGTGCAAAACAACGTATACAAGATATACAAAAG GAAAAAGTTGATCTGGAAGCTCGGTTTAATGAAGTTAATCAGAAGGCTGAGCAGGCTGCTTCTCTGCAATTAGCAGCACAGCAGGAACTGGAACGTGCTCGTCAGCAGGCTAGTGAGGGCTTAAGATCAATGGATGCTGAAAGACAGCAGTTGCGGACAGTGAACAGCAA GTTGAGGGCTAACCTCGATGAGACACGGCTTGCCTTGGAGGTCAGAAACAGTTCTCTTGAGAAACTGCAACAATCAGTGCTTGAGAAAGAGCAG TTGCTAGATAAAGTCCAAGGATCCCTTCAATCTGCTGAAAATAAGGGGATGGCAATAATTTCAGAGCTCACTGCTAAGCATCAGAAG CAAATAGAAAGCTTGCAGGCGCAGCTAGCTGAAGTTTCTGCAGAAAGGACGAAGGCATCTGAAACCATACAATCTCTACAG GTGGTATTAACGGAGAAAGACTCAGAAATAGCTGAAATTGAAGCAGCATCAACAGGTGAAGCTGCCCGGCTTAGAGCTGCTCTGGAGGAGATGAAAGGGGAGCTTGTTCATCTAAAGGATGAACAT GAAAAAGAAAGGCAAAGCTGGGAGTCTACTTGTGAATCTCTTAGGTCAAAGCTGGAAGCATCAGAAAATGCATGCCTTAGATCTGAAAAAGAATCCGCCGAAGTTAAAA GTCAACTGGAATTAGAGTTGTCAACACGAAGTCAATTGTTACAAACCAAAGATTCTGATCTAATGGCTGCAAAACATGAG ATTAGTCGACTGGAAAGTGAATTTTCTGCATACAAGGTCCGGGCACATGCACTTCTGCAAAAAAAGGATGCTGAGCTTACCGCAGCTAAAAGTTCAGATTTCATTAAAGAACATGAAGAGGCCATAAGG GAAGCTGAAAAGGAGGTGGCAGCTGCTTTAGCAGAAAGAGATAAAGCAATAGATGATCTCCAAAAGGCAGAATCCAGACATGGTGATGAGATTGAGGCAAG AGATATGGCTCTTGCTGATGCTGAGAAAAAGCTAAAGGATGTAATGAAGAAGTTAGATTCTGTTACTTCTAATTTCATCTCAGAAAAAGGGTCCTGGGAGAAAAATTTGATGAATGTAGAGGAAAGCTGGAGAT TGAAATGTGAGTCTTTGAAGGTTCAGAGCAATGACCATGTCGATGATGAACTAAAAAAGAATTTAGGAGAGCTGACACTAAAATATGAGAAACTGAAG GAAGAGCATCAATCATTCCGTGATATTGCTGATAGAATGATTGAAGACAAGGAACGAGAGATAACTAAACTCCTCAAGGAAAACAGGGACCTTCACCAGTCTTTAGATGCTAGACCAACA GTTAGCAACAATGATCATCAAAGTCAAG GACCTGTTAAGGATACAATGAGTGTTGAATTGGCTGAGCAACAAATTTTG CTTCTCGCAAGGCAACAAGCACAACGAGAAGAGGAATTGGCTCAGTCACAGAGGCATATCTTAGCACTTCAA CAAGAAATTGAAGAGCTCGAGCGTGAAAATCGTCTCCATGATCAACAG GAAGCAATGTTGAAAACCGAGCTTCGCAATATGGAGAGATCACAAAAGCGAGAAGGAATAGATATGACATATCTCAAAAATGTGATTCTAAAACTTCTTGAAACAG
- the LOC103649231 gene encoding protein GRIP isoform X4, with the protein MTHGLSEQKMEKELKERDDKYLELETKLQRLLKRAKQRIQDIQKEKVDLEARFNEVNQKAEQAASLQLAAQQELERARQQASEGLRSMDAERQQLRTVNSKLRANLDETRLALEVRNSSLEKLQQSVLEKEQLLDKVQGSLQSAENKGMAIISELTAKHQKQIESLQAQLAEVSAERTKASETIQSLQVVLTEKDSEIAEIEAASTGEAARLRAALEEMKGELVHLKDEHEKERQSWESTCESLRSKLEASENACLRSEKESAEVKSQLELELSTRSQLLQTKDSDLMAAKHEISRLESEFSAYKVRAHALLQKKDAELTAAKSSDFIKEHEEAIREAEKEVAAALAERDKAIDDLQKAESRHGDEIEARDMALADAEKKLKDVMKKLDSVTSNFISEKGSWEKNLMNVEESWRLKCESLKVQSNDHVDDELKKNLGELTLKYEKLKEEHQSFRDIADRMIEDKEREITKLLKENRDLHQSLDARPTVSNNDHQSQGPVKDTMSVELAEQQILLLARQQAQREEELAQSQRHILALQQEIEELERENRLHDQQEAMLKTELRNMERSQKREGIDMTYLKNVILKLLETGEVGALLPVVGTLLQFSPDELKKCQQGVLSSVVSSQATAVSDGTTTQNSFFARFSF; encoded by the exons ATGACTCAtggactat CTGAACAAAAAATGGAAAAGGAACTAAAAGAACGCGATGACAAATATCTTGAGCTGGAAACCAAGCTTCAGAGGCTTCTCAAGCGTGCAAAACAACGTATACAAGATATACAAAAG GAAAAAGTTGATCTGGAAGCTCGGTTTAATGAAGTTAATCAGAAGGCTGAGCAGGCTGCTTCTCTGCAATTAGCAGCACAGCAGGAACTGGAACGTGCTCGTCAGCAGGCTAGTGAGGGCTTAAGATCAATGGATGCTGAAAGACAGCAGTTGCGGACAGTGAACAGCAA GTTGAGGGCTAACCTCGATGAGACACGGCTTGCCTTGGAGGTCAGAAACAGTTCTCTTGAGAAACTGCAACAATCAGTGCTTGAGAAAGAGCAG TTGCTAGATAAAGTCCAAGGATCCCTTCAATCTGCTGAAAATAAGGGGATGGCAATAATTTCAGAGCTCACTGCTAAGCATCAGAAG CAAATAGAAAGCTTGCAGGCGCAGCTAGCTGAAGTTTCTGCAGAAAGGACGAAGGCATCTGAAACCATACAATCTCTACAG GTGGTATTAACGGAGAAAGACTCAGAAATAGCTGAAATTGAAGCAGCATCAACAGGTGAAGCTGCCCGGCTTAGAGCTGCTCTGGAGGAGATGAAAGGGGAGCTTGTTCATCTAAAGGATGAACAT GAAAAAGAAAGGCAAAGCTGGGAGTCTACTTGTGAATCTCTTAGGTCAAAGCTGGAAGCATCAGAAAATGCATGCCTTAGATCTGAAAAAGAATCCGCCGAAGTTAAAA GTCAACTGGAATTAGAGTTGTCAACACGAAGTCAATTGTTACAAACCAAAGATTCTGATCTAATGGCTGCAAAACATGAG ATTAGTCGACTGGAAAGTGAATTTTCTGCATACAAGGTCCGGGCACATGCACTTCTGCAAAAAAAGGATGCTGAGCTTACCGCAGCTAAAAGTTCAGATTTCATTAAAGAACATGAAGAGGCCATAAGG GAAGCTGAAAAGGAGGTGGCAGCTGCTTTAGCAGAAAGAGATAAAGCAATAGATGATCTCCAAAAGGCAGAATCCAGACATGGTGATGAGATTGAGGCAAG AGATATGGCTCTTGCTGATGCTGAGAAAAAGCTAAAGGATGTAATGAAGAAGTTAGATTCTGTTACTTCTAATTTCATCTCAGAAAAAGGGTCCTGGGAGAAAAATTTGATGAATGTAGAGGAAAGCTGGAGAT TGAAATGTGAGTCTTTGAAGGTTCAGAGCAATGACCATGTCGATGATGAACTAAAAAAGAATTTAGGAGAGCTGACACTAAAATATGAGAAACTGAAG GAAGAGCATCAATCATTCCGTGATATTGCTGATAGAATGATTGAAGACAAGGAACGAGAGATAACTAAACTCCTCAAGGAAAACAGGGACCTTCACCAGTCTTTAGATGCTAGACCAACA GTTAGCAACAATGATCATCAAAGTCAAG GACCTGTTAAGGATACAATGAGTGTTGAATTGGCTGAGCAACAAATTTTG CTTCTCGCAAGGCAACAAGCACAACGAGAAGAGGAATTGGCTCAGTCACAGAGGCATATCTTAGCACTTCAA CAAGAAATTGAAGAGCTCGAGCGTGAAAATCGTCTCCATGATCAACAG GAAGCAATGTTGAAAACCGAGCTTCGCAATATGGAGAGATCACAAAAGCGAGAAGGAATAGATATGACATATCTCAAAAATGTGATTCTAAAACTTCTTGAAACAG
- the LOC103649231 gene encoding protein GRIP isoform X5: MHVAEQKMEKELKERDDKYLELETKLQRLLKRAKQRIQDIQKEKVDLEARFNEVNQKAEQAASLQLAAQQELERARQQASEGLRSMDAERQQLRTVNSKLRANLDETRLALEVRNSSLEKLQQSVLEKEQLLDKVQGSLQSAENKGMAIISELTAKHQKQIESLQAQLAEVSAERTKASETIQSLQVVLTEKDSEIAEIEAASTGEAARLRAALEEMKGELVHLKDEHEKERQSWESTCESLRSKLEASENACLRSEKESAEVKSQLELELSTRSQLLQTKDSDLMAAKHEISRLESEFSAYKVRAHALLQKKDAELTAAKSSDFIKEHEEAIREAEKEVAAALAERDKAIDDLQKAESRHGDEIEARDMALADAEKKLKDVMKKLDSVTSNFISEKGSWEKNLMNVEESWRLKCESLKVQSNDHVDDELKKNLGELTLKYEKLKEEHQSFRDIADRMIEDKEREITKLLKENRDLHQSLDARPTVSNNDHQSQGPVKDTMSVELAEQQILLLARQQAQREEELAQSQRHILALQQEIEELERENRLHDQQEAMLKTELRNMERSQKREGIDMTYLKNVILKLLETGEVGALLPVVGTLLQFSPDELKKCQQGVLSSVVSSQATAVSDGTTTQNSFFARFSF, from the exons ATGCATGTAGCTGAACAAAAAATGGAAAAGGAACTAAAAGAACGCGATGACAAATATCTTGAGCTGGAAACCAAGCTTCAGAGGCTTCTCAAGCGTGCAAAACAACGTATACAAGATATACAAAAG GAAAAAGTTGATCTGGAAGCTCGGTTTAATGAAGTTAATCAGAAGGCTGAGCAGGCTGCTTCTCTGCAATTAGCAGCACAGCAGGAACTGGAACGTGCTCGTCAGCAGGCTAGTGAGGGCTTAAGATCAATGGATGCTGAAAGACAGCAGTTGCGGACAGTGAACAGCAA GTTGAGGGCTAACCTCGATGAGACACGGCTTGCCTTGGAGGTCAGAAACAGTTCTCTTGAGAAACTGCAACAATCAGTGCTTGAGAAAGAGCAG TTGCTAGATAAAGTCCAAGGATCCCTTCAATCTGCTGAAAATAAGGGGATGGCAATAATTTCAGAGCTCACTGCTAAGCATCAGAAG CAAATAGAAAGCTTGCAGGCGCAGCTAGCTGAAGTTTCTGCAGAAAGGACGAAGGCATCTGAAACCATACAATCTCTACAG GTGGTATTAACGGAGAAAGACTCAGAAATAGCTGAAATTGAAGCAGCATCAACAGGTGAAGCTGCCCGGCTTAGAGCTGCTCTGGAGGAGATGAAAGGGGAGCTTGTTCATCTAAAGGATGAACAT GAAAAAGAAAGGCAAAGCTGGGAGTCTACTTGTGAATCTCTTAGGTCAAAGCTGGAAGCATCAGAAAATGCATGCCTTAGATCTGAAAAAGAATCCGCCGAAGTTAAAA GTCAACTGGAATTAGAGTTGTCAACACGAAGTCAATTGTTACAAACCAAAGATTCTGATCTAATGGCTGCAAAACATGAG ATTAGTCGACTGGAAAGTGAATTTTCTGCATACAAGGTCCGGGCACATGCACTTCTGCAAAAAAAGGATGCTGAGCTTACCGCAGCTAAAAGTTCAGATTTCATTAAAGAACATGAAGAGGCCATAAGG GAAGCTGAAAAGGAGGTGGCAGCTGCTTTAGCAGAAAGAGATAAAGCAATAGATGATCTCCAAAAGGCAGAATCCAGACATGGTGATGAGATTGAGGCAAG AGATATGGCTCTTGCTGATGCTGAGAAAAAGCTAAAGGATGTAATGAAGAAGTTAGATTCTGTTACTTCTAATTTCATCTCAGAAAAAGGGTCCTGGGAGAAAAATTTGATGAATGTAGAGGAAAGCTGGAGAT TGAAATGTGAGTCTTTGAAGGTTCAGAGCAATGACCATGTCGATGATGAACTAAAAAAGAATTTAGGAGAGCTGACACTAAAATATGAGAAACTGAAG GAAGAGCATCAATCATTCCGTGATATTGCTGATAGAATGATTGAAGACAAGGAACGAGAGATAACTAAACTCCTCAAGGAAAACAGGGACCTTCACCAGTCTTTAGATGCTAGACCAACA GTTAGCAACAATGATCATCAAAGTCAAG GACCTGTTAAGGATACAATGAGTGTTGAATTGGCTGAGCAACAAATTTTG CTTCTCGCAAGGCAACAAGCACAACGAGAAGAGGAATTGGCTCAGTCACAGAGGCATATCTTAGCACTTCAA CAAGAAATTGAAGAGCTCGAGCGTGAAAATCGTCTCCATGATCAACAG GAAGCAATGTTGAAAACCGAGCTTCGCAATATGGAGAGATCACAAAAGCGAGAAGGAATAGATATGACATATCTCAAAAATGTGATTCTAAAACTTCTTGAAACAG